Proteins encoded together in one uncultured Sphaerochaeta sp. window:
- a CDS encoding C-GCAxxG-C-C family protein — MHNKIKIASMHYENGYTCSQAVFSAYSKEMEIDEVTALRLAEGFTDGIGGLQNICGGLSAAIAVISYHYSDGTPGNLEKRKVLFTKIKTLIDEFQKEYKGITCKEVLRNEKPVQFQCGMTVKNCVLLINQLLSEIDTR; from the coding sequence TTGCATAACAAGATAAAAATAGCATCGATGCATTATGAAAATGGATATACTTGTTCGCAAGCGGTGTTTTCTGCATATAGCAAAGAAATGGAAATAGATGAAGTAACCGCTCTGCGTTTGGCCGAAGGGTTTACCGATGGTATTGGTGGGCTACAGAATATTTGTGGTGGTTTAAGTGCAGCCATTGCTGTGATCAGTTATCATTATAGTGATGGTACACCTGGGAATTTGGAAAAAAGAAAAGTACTCTTTACAAAAATAAAGACTTTGATTGATGAGTTTCAAAAAGAATATAAGGGAATTACTTGTAAAGAGGTTTTAAGAAATGAAAAACCGGTTCAATTTCAATGTGGGATGACAGTTAAAAATTGTGTACTTTTAATCAATCAACTGCTTTCTGAAATTGATACACGGTAA
- a CDS encoding class I SAM-dependent methyltransferase → MIPEEKSMIVRTLRTIGVKKNQTILDFGCGIGTFSIPAAEISGSAGIVYSVDRDESKLKFLKAECKRQNINNCVTLNNSDWQGLRFPNDTFDFILLYDVLHSYYFKDSRERVSLLHEVKRVAKNACIISIYPKHMKISTIIQEFNNMGISLIDSYLVDILHYGQYEYDYVYNFGYVQS, encoded by the coding sequence ATGATTCCTGAAGAAAAATCAATGATTGTCAGGACACTGAGAACTATTGGAGTAAAGAAGAACCAAACCATTCTTGATTTCGGTTGTGGTATAGGTACATTTAGCATTCCTGCAGCAGAGATTTCTGGCTCTGCAGGGATTGTATATAGTGTTGACCGGGATGAGTCAAAGTTGAAATTTTTAAAAGCTGAATGTAAGAGGCAGAATATAAATAATTGCGTAACGTTAAATAATTCCGATTGGCAGGGCCTACGATTTCCTAATGATACCTTTGATTTTATTTTATTGTATGATGTACTTCATAGTTATTATTTTAAGGATAGTCGTGAAAGAGTTTCTTTGTTGCATGAAGTAAAACGGGTAGCAAAAAATGCTTGTATTATTTCTATTTACCCGAAACATATGAAAATAAGTACAATTATTCAGGAATTTAATAATATGGGGATTTCACTAATAGACAGTTATTTAGTTGATATTCTACATTATGGACAATACGAATACGACTATGTATATAACTTTGGGTATGTCCAATCATAA
- a CDS encoding sugar O-acetyltransferase, with product MTEIEKLDAGLEYCFYDDAVADRKIRAEVGCNKLNQVPPEDYKKRSEMLQELFGSCEGDAGVEPGFYCDNGKNIHVGKDFIANYNVVILDIRTVTIGDYCMIGPNTLITTVGHPKSPKKRRAKMAIASSVTIGNDVWIGGNCTILPGVTIGNNVIVAAGAVVTKDVPDNCVVAGIPAKIIQELEDDTDE from the coding sequence ATGACGGAAATTGAAAAACTCGATGCAGGACTTGAATATTGTTTTTATGACGATGCTGTCGCAGACAGAAAAATCCGTGCAGAAGTTGGCTGTAACAAATTAAATCAGGTTCCTCCCGAAGACTATAAAAAGAGGAGTGAAATGCTCCAGGAGCTTTTTGGATCTTGTGAGGGAGATGCAGGAGTTGAACCAGGGTTTTACTGTGATAATGGTAAGAACATTCATGTAGGCAAAGATTTCATTGCAAACTATAACGTAGTTATTTTAGATATTAGAACTGTAACGATTGGTGATTACTGCATGATTGGTCCAAATACACTGATAACGACAGTAGGGCATCCCAAATCACCCAAAAAGAGAAGAGCTAAGATGGCTATAGCTTCATCTGTAACAATCGGGAATGATGTCTGGATTGGTGGTAACTGTACGATATTGCCGGGAGTAACGATTGGAAATAATGTGATAGTGGCAGCCGGTGCAGTGGTAACTAAAGATGTTCCAGATAATTGTGTGGTCGCTGGAATTCCTGCAAAGATAATTCAAGAATTGGAGGATGATACTGATGAATAA
- a CDS encoding aldo/keto reductase → MNNLKDKIKMKNGYGIPCVGYGTWQTPDGETARSVVKKAIELGYRHIDAAAVYGNEVSVGQGIKESGIDRRELFVTSKVWNTMRGYNATIQAFNKTLDDLQLDYLDLYLIHWPASEKQFSDWESVNLETWRAMTDLYKEGKIKAIGVSNFKIHHLNALMKTSVPPMVNQIEFHPGLMQQETVNFCKANDILVEAWSPLGTGKMLSNGVLLGIARKYNKSVAQLCVRWCLQNGVVPLPKSITPSRIEENAKIFEFEISNEDMNEINNLQYFGGSGLDPDEVDF, encoded by the coding sequence ATGAATAATCTAAAAGATAAAATCAAGATGAAAAATGGATATGGAATTCCTTGTGTGGGATATGGAACATGGCAGACCCCAGATGGAGAGACTGCTCGTTCTGTTGTTAAAAAGGCAATAGAACTTGGCTACCGACATATTGATGCTGCAGCAGTGTATGGCAATGAAGTAAGTGTAGGACAGGGGATAAAAGAATCAGGGATTGACCGTCGTGAATTGTTTGTAACAAGCAAGGTGTGGAATACGATGAGGGGATACAATGCAACAATCCAGGCTTTTAATAAGACTCTGGATGATCTACAGCTGGATTACTTGGATCTTTATTTAATACATTGGCCAGCATCAGAGAAACAGTTCTCCGACTGGGAGTCAGTCAATCTTGAAACTTGGCGTGCTATGACCGATTTGTACAAAGAGGGTAAAATCAAAGCAATTGGAGTATCAAACTTTAAAATTCATCATTTGAATGCTCTAATGAAAACGAGTGTCCCTCCAATGGTAAACCAAATTGAATTCCATCCGGGTCTGATGCAACAGGAAACGGTGAATTTCTGTAAAGCAAATGATATTCTTGTAGAAGCATGGAGTCCGTTAGGCACGGGAAAGATGCTCTCCAATGGGGTTCTCCTCGGAATTGCCCGAAAATATAATAAATCTGTTGCTCAGTTATGTGTTCGCTGGTGTCTCCAGAATGGCGTCGTGCCATTACCTAAATCTATAACGCCTTCGAGGATTGAAGAAAACGCCAAGATATTTGAATTTGAGATTTCAAATGAAGACATGAATGAGATAAACAACCTTCAATATTTCGGAGGTTCAGGATTAGATCCCGATGAAGTTGATTTCTAA